In Arthrobacter sp. B3I9, the following are encoded in one genomic region:
- a CDS encoding carbohydrate ABC transporter permease, with amino-acid sequence MMTTRQRREQASKIGVILALCCGAVFAGFPVLWMLLSSFKSNTEIFEFPPRIITENFSFGAYGAIFGDPAKVRFFINSYVVSLTVTALTLIVALMAAYALSRFEFRFKSTLNVVIISVQAVPPITLLVPYFGLMVFLKLFNTYQGLILTYMVFTLPYAIIMLTGYFNTLPRELDEAVKIDGAGHMVALWRVLVPVSVPGIVSVGIYTFMIAWNEYLFALTLTKTPDMRTVPIGIQLLMGQNSYEWNEMMAMSILGCIPILILFLFFQRYFIGGMTSGAVK; translated from the coding sequence CCAGCAAAATAGGCGTTATCCTGGCGCTCTGCTGCGGAGCCGTATTTGCCGGATTCCCCGTCCTCTGGATGTTGCTGAGTTCCTTCAAATCCAACACCGAGATTTTCGAATTCCCGCCCCGCATCATCACGGAGAACTTTTCCTTCGGAGCCTACGGCGCCATCTTCGGAGACCCCGCCAAGGTCCGGTTCTTCATCAACAGCTATGTGGTGTCGCTGACCGTCACGGCCCTCACCCTCATCGTGGCACTGATGGCGGCGTACGCCCTGAGCCGTTTCGAGTTCCGGTTCAAAAGCACCCTGAACGTCGTCATCATCAGCGTCCAGGCGGTTCCGCCGATCACGCTCCTGGTGCCGTACTTCGGCCTCATGGTTTTCCTGAAGCTCTTCAACACCTATCAGGGCCTGATCCTGACCTACATGGTGTTTACGCTCCCGTACGCGATCATCATGCTGACCGGCTACTTCAACACCCTCCCCAGAGAGCTTGACGAGGCGGTCAAAATCGACGGCGCCGGCCACATGGTGGCGCTCTGGCGGGTCCTGGTTCCGGTGTCCGTGCCCGGCATCGTCTCGGTGGGCATCTACACGTTCATGATCGCCTGGAACGAGTACCTGTTCGCCCTCACGCTGACCAAGACCCCCGACATGCGGACCGTTCCGATTGGCATCCAGCTCCTGATGGGCCAGAACTCCTACGAGTGGAACGAAATGATGGCCATGAGCATCCTCGGCTGCATCCCCATCCTCATCCTCTTCCTGTTTTTCCAGCGTTACTTCATCGGCGGCATGACCTCCGGAGCGGTCAAGTAG
- a CDS encoding ketose-bisphosphate aldolase: MLVNGKVMLDVANANNFAVPAFNISDYAMMNGVFEISEELEAPVIIAIHPDELSHIGVDMLPAIISRANRSTVPVTIHLDHGATYEQVLTAIQAGFTSVMIDGSTLPFEENVAITKKIVETAHAVGLSVEGELGTIGKTDDEAEDGTATIIYTEPADAVRFVQETGVDSLAIAIGTCHGIYPAHMKPELKLDLLREIKDAVNVPLVLHGGSNNPDSEIGESVKLGVNKINISSDIKVAYHQKMREVLADAGVREPNTIQPPSIAAMKVVAAQKIALFDAAGKAKLY; the protein is encoded by the coding sequence ATGCTGGTAAATGGAAAAGTAATGCTCGACGTGGCAAATGCGAATAACTTTGCGGTCCCGGCCTTCAACATCAGCGATTACGCCATGATGAACGGGGTCTTCGAGATCAGCGAAGAGCTGGAGGCCCCGGTGATCATCGCGATCCACCCCGACGAACTCAGCCACATCGGCGTCGACATGCTGCCCGCCATCATTTCCCGTGCGAACCGCTCCACCGTTCCGGTCACCATCCACCTTGACCACGGAGCCACCTATGAGCAGGTCCTGACGGCCATCCAAGCGGGCTTCACCTCGGTCATGATCGACGGCTCCACCCTCCCGTTCGAGGAGAACGTCGCGATCACGAAGAAGATCGTGGAAACCGCCCACGCCGTGGGCCTGTCCGTTGAGGGTGAGCTGGGCACCATCGGCAAGACCGACGACGAGGCCGAAGACGGCACGGCGACCATCATCTACACGGAACCGGCGGACGCGGTCCGCTTCGTCCAGGAAACCGGCGTCGACAGCCTGGCCATCGCGATCGGCACCTGCCACGGCATCTACCCGGCCCACATGAAGCCGGAGCTGAAGCTGGACCTGCTCCGCGAGATCAAGGACGCCGTCAACGTCCCGCTCGTCCTGCACGGCGGCTCGAACAACCCGGACAGCGAAATCGGCGAATCCGTGAAGCTCGGCGTCAACAAGATCAACATCTCCAGCGACATCAAGGTGGCCTACCACCAGAAGATGCGCGAGGTCCTGGCCGATGCCGGGGTGCGCGAGCCCAACACCATCCAGCCGCCGTCGATCGCAGCCATGAAAGTGGTGGCGGCCCAGAAGATTGCCCTGTTCGACGCCGCGGGCAAAGCAAAGCTGTACTGA
- a CDS encoding ADP-dependent glucokinase/phosphofructokinase, with amino-acid sequence MTQNVVLGLGGTVDYEIRWDSAVMHELVVSYGIVPDELSRTIPVQSERDLAVTLLAFMRDGVGGERFIASSDVVEAFAARFDKRVTLGGTPVRAALAMDKLGLGSTVHLVSIDDDVRRLLPAGCRYVCSAPGDSTDPHLIVQFSQGDAVQVGDVVLQAPHSNRVIYTNDPPNTAMLLSDQLGTLLDTADVFLVSGLNVMNDPSALEERLQELRSLIGRLPAGARVVYEDAGFHIPAFGDRVRTAMAAMVDVYSLNEDEMQAHLGREVDLLDATEMEGALLQLRSVVPAKTLVVHTKYWSTAIGHDAGGYAGSLRGGITMASTRFCLGDDFTGADYLAVGQLPANLAGAEFSVAVEERLGSLVRCIPALALHPDVPTTIGLGDSFVGGFIAALASPTLSHDGDAVLYG; translated from the coding sequence ATGACGCAGAATGTGGTGCTGGGGCTCGGCGGTACGGTCGACTATGAGATCAGGTGGGACTCCGCCGTCATGCATGAACTGGTGGTGTCCTACGGGATAGTGCCGGACGAGTTGTCGCGGACGATACCCGTCCAGAGCGAGCGCGACCTCGCGGTCACCCTGCTCGCATTCATGCGCGACGGCGTCGGGGGAGAGCGGTTCATCGCCTCCTCCGACGTCGTCGAGGCCTTCGCGGCCCGCTTCGACAAACGCGTCACCCTGGGCGGCACCCCCGTCAGGGCCGCGCTGGCCATGGACAAGCTGGGGCTCGGCAGCACCGTCCACCTGGTCAGCATCGACGACGACGTCCGCCGGCTGCTGCCGGCAGGTTGCCGTTATGTCTGCAGCGCCCCGGGTGACTCGACCGATCCGCACCTGATTGTGCAGTTCAGCCAGGGCGATGCGGTGCAGGTGGGCGACGTCGTCCTTCAGGCACCGCACTCCAACCGGGTCATCTACACCAACGACCCTCCGAACACGGCCATGCTGCTCAGCGACCAACTCGGCACGCTGCTGGACACTGCCGACGTCTTCCTCGTCTCCGGGCTCAACGTCATGAATGACCCCTCGGCGCTGGAGGAGCGGCTGCAGGAACTGCGGAGCCTCATCGGGAGGCTTCCCGCTGGCGCGCGGGTGGTCTACGAAGATGCCGGGTTCCATATTCCGGCGTTCGGTGACCGGGTCCGCACCGCCATGGCCGCGATGGTGGACGTCTACAGCCTGAACGAGGATGAAATGCAGGCGCACTTGGGCCGCGAGGTCGACCTGCTTGACGCCACGGAGATGGAGGGTGCACTCCTCCAGCTGCGGTCCGTGGTGCCGGCCAAGACCCTCGTGGTCCACACCAAATACTGGTCGACGGCGATCGGCCATGATGCCGGCGGCTATGCCGGCAGCCTCCGGGGCGGCATCACCATGGCCAGCACCAGGTTCTGCCTCGGTGATGACTTCACCGGCGCCGACTACCTGGCAGTCGGGCAGCTGCCGGCCAACCTTGCCGGGGCGGAATTCAGCGTGGCCGTCGAGGAACGGCTGGGATCCCTTGTCCGTTGCATTCCCGCCCTGGCACTCCACCCGGACGTGCCCACCACCATCGGCCTGGGCGATTCCTTCGTAGGCGGGTTCATCGCAGCCCTGGCCTCCCCGACACTCAGCCACGACGGGGATGCCGTGCTCTACGGCTGA
- a CDS encoding long-chain-fatty-acid--CoA ligase — protein sequence MAKTDQQPWVKNYQPGVPAEIEPPTESLVAMLERSVAEAGAAPALEFFGRRTSYRELGEQVDRAAEGLRRLGVRAGDRVALILPNCPQHVVAFYAVLRLGAVVVEHNPLYTSRELRNQFEDHRARVVIVWDRAAAAIGDFPADVKPDHVVSVNLLEAFPAVKRLALYLPVKKLRDSRAALTGSAPATMPWAELLSHGRIDPRHPRPSVDDLAVIQYTSGTTGRPKGAMLTHFNLHSNALQGEAWMEGAEYRKEVFYAILPMFHAFGMTLYLTYGIRKQGLLVLFPKFDPDLVLSAMKKSPATVYCAVPPIYERTALAAKEKGISLRSCKYCISGAMNLPDHVVELWESVSGGLLVEGYGMTETSPVAMGNPFHPTRRTGTIGVPFPSTRMKVVDLDNPALEVASGQPGELLLQGPQVFQGYWNNPEETAKTLTADGWLRTGDVVTVDADGFTTIVDRSKELIITGGFNVSPTEVESVLRLHTGVKDAAVIGNAQERGGELVVAVVELEPGTVLDEEKLRDHCREHLAGYKVPKRILAIEDMPRSMLGKVLRKQVREQVLPQL from the coding sequence ATGGCGAAAACAGACCAGCAGCCCTGGGTGAAGAACTATCAGCCGGGTGTTCCGGCCGAGATCGAACCACCAACGGAGTCGCTCGTCGCAATGCTAGAACGGTCCGTGGCCGAGGCGGGTGCCGCCCCAGCGCTGGAGTTCTTCGGGCGCCGCACCAGCTACCGTGAGCTCGGTGAGCAGGTGGACCGGGCGGCGGAGGGCCTGCGCCGCCTGGGCGTGCGCGCGGGCGACCGGGTGGCACTCATCCTGCCGAACTGCCCTCAGCACGTGGTCGCCTTCTACGCGGTGCTGCGTCTGGGCGCCGTCGTCGTCGAACACAACCCGCTGTACACCTCCCGGGAACTCCGCAACCAGTTTGAGGACCACCGGGCCAGGGTGGTGATCGTCTGGGACAGGGCCGCTGCCGCCATCGGGGACTTCCCGGCCGACGTCAAACCCGACCACGTCGTGTCGGTGAACCTCCTGGAGGCGTTTCCTGCTGTCAAGCGGCTGGCACTGTACCTGCCGGTGAAGAAGTTGCGGGACTCCCGTGCTGCTCTGACCGGCTCCGCCCCCGCGACCATGCCGTGGGCGGAGCTCCTCAGCCACGGCCGGATCGATCCCCGGCACCCCCGCCCCTCGGTGGATGACCTGGCCGTCATCCAGTACACGTCAGGCACCACCGGCCGGCCGAAAGGTGCCATGCTGACGCACTTCAACCTGCATTCCAACGCTTTGCAGGGCGAGGCCTGGATGGAGGGCGCCGAGTATCGGAAGGAAGTCTTTTACGCGATCCTGCCGATGTTCCATGCGTTCGGCATGACGCTCTACCTCACTTACGGCATCCGTAAGCAAGGCCTGCTGGTGCTCTTTCCCAAATTCGATCCGGACCTGGTGCTCAGCGCCATGAAAAAGTCCCCTGCCACCGTCTACTGCGCAGTGCCCCCGATCTATGAGCGCACCGCCCTGGCGGCGAAGGAAAAGGGCATCTCGCTGCGGTCCTGCAAGTACTGCATCTCCGGCGCAATGAACCTGCCCGACCATGTCGTGGAGCTCTGGGAGTCTGTCTCCGGGGGACTGCTCGTTGAGGGCTACGGGATGACCGAGACGTCACCTGTCGCCATGGGCAACCCGTTCCACCCGACCCGCCGGACCGGCACCATCGGCGTGCCGTTCCCATCGACCCGCATGAAGGTTGTCGACCTGGACAATCCTGCCCTTGAGGTCGCTTCCGGCCAGCCGGGGGAGCTGCTGCTGCAGGGCCCGCAGGTCTTCCAGGGCTATTGGAACAACCCCGAGGAAACCGCGAAGACCCTCACCGCCGACGGCTGGCTGCGCACAGGCGACGTCGTAACCGTCGACGCGGACGGCTTCACCACCATCGTGGACCGGTCCAAGGAGTTGATCATCACCGGCGGCTTCAACGTCTCACCCACCGAGGTGGAGAGCGTGCTGCGCCTCCACACCGGCGTCAAGGATGCCGCCGTGATCGGCAATGCGCAGGAACGGGGCGGAGAACTGGTGGTCGCCGTCGTAGAGCTGGAACCGGGCACCGTGCTGGACGAGGAGAAGCTGCGGGACCACTGCCGCGAGCACCTTGCCGGCTACAAGGTCCCGAAGCGGATCCTCGCCATCGAAGACATGCCGCGCTCCATGCTTGGCAAGGTGCTGCGGAAACAGGTGCGCGAGCAAGTGTTGCCGCAGCTTTGA
- a CDS encoding DUF1992 domain-containing protein encodes MGSEASGAFRRRVERAAALRAVRASGSTARENDELAAAEEELRHKRARVDDAAKAEYLIRDAMAQGKFDNLKYAGKPIPGLGEAYDPDWWVKGLLQRENVTGLGPKAILLRTEDAGLEARLDAEFSEKQVRDLLEDFNRRVIDARRQLQGGPPVITKTRDVEAELVAWRSRRAAITAAAAPPEPETKRPWWRRIWNNS; translated from the coding sequence ATGGGTAGCGAGGCATCGGGGGCATTCCGACGCCGGGTGGAACGGGCCGCCGCACTCCGCGCGGTGCGGGCCAGCGGAAGTACGGCGCGGGAGAACGACGAGCTGGCCGCTGCCGAGGAAGAACTCCGGCATAAGCGCGCGCGGGTGGACGATGCCGCGAAGGCCGAATACCTCATCCGCGATGCCATGGCGCAAGGGAAGTTCGACAACCTCAAGTACGCCGGCAAGCCGATTCCGGGACTGGGGGAGGCATATGACCCCGACTGGTGGGTCAAAGGCCTCCTTCAGCGCGAGAACGTTACGGGCCTGGGCCCCAAGGCCATTCTGCTCCGCACCGAGGACGCCGGACTCGAGGCCAGGCTCGATGCCGAGTTCTCCGAAAAACAGGTGCGGGACCTGTTGGAAGACTTCAACCGCCGCGTTATCGACGCCCGGCGCCAGCTCCAGGGCGGGCCGCCGGTGATCACAAAGACGCGGGACGTCGAAGCCGAGCTTGTTGCGTGGCGTTCCCGCCGGGCCGCCATAACGGCCGCCGCGGCCCCGCCGGAACCGGAGACCAAGCGGCCCTGGTGGCGCCGGATCTGGAACAACTCCTAG
- a CDS encoding FadR/GntR family transcriptional regulator: MSVNSAASTAKISAALGSMDQGSVVSEVAERLLAYFTSGEIAVGTRLPAERQLAASLGVGRSAVREALAALEILGIVIVRPGSGTYLRDDISELLPRTLSWGLMLGAPRTRELVELRGGLEVQAGQLAALRISDEALERMRANLATMEGSLDDLGVFVEADAAFHREIASSSGNQVLQELLQSIRSLLRIWVDRALTEKGHAADALAEHWEIFRALESRNEAAVTAAMHSHMETAARRLLAGLDAGLDAGQTGASA, translated from the coding sequence GTGTCCGTTAACTCCGCCGCCTCGACGGCCAAGATCAGTGCCGCGCTCGGTTCCATGGATCAGGGCTCGGTGGTGTCCGAGGTGGCGGAACGCCTGTTGGCCTATTTCACCAGCGGGGAGATCGCCGTCGGAACCCGTCTGCCCGCAGAGCGCCAGCTCGCGGCGTCTCTGGGCGTCGGCCGCTCCGCTGTCCGGGAGGCATTGGCTGCCCTGGAGATCCTCGGCATCGTCATCGTCCGGCCCGGCTCCGGAACATACCTTCGCGATGACATATCCGAGCTGCTCCCGCGCACCCTCAGCTGGGGACTCATGCTGGGCGCCCCGCGCACCCGGGAACTGGTGGAACTCCGCGGCGGCCTGGAAGTGCAGGCCGGGCAGCTCGCGGCCCTGCGGATCAGTGATGAGGCGCTGGAGCGGATGCGCGCCAACCTCGCCACCATGGAGGGAAGCCTGGACGACCTGGGCGTCTTCGTGGAGGCCGACGCCGCCTTCCACCGGGAGATCGCGAGCAGTTCGGGCAACCAGGTCCTGCAGGAACTCCTTCAAAGCATCCGCTCGCTGTTGCGCATCTGGGTGGACCGGGCGCTGACGGAAAAGGGGCACGCGGCCGACGCCCTGGCCGAGCACTGGGAAATCTTCCGTGCCCTGGAATCACGGAACGAGGCCGCGGTCACCGCCGCCATGCACTCGCACATGGAGACGGCCGCCCGGCGCCTGCTGGCCGGTCTCGACGCTGGCCTCGACGCCGGCCAGACTGGGGCTAGCGCCTAG